The Candidatus Zixiibacteriota bacterium genome contains a region encoding:
- the thpR gene encoding RNA 2',3'-cyclic phosphodiesterase yields MRLFIAARIPTVTQDQVGDFMEQFLKLPGRVKWVEPHNIHITLKFLGETAPELLESVKSSIRVAATGFGPFDVTLRNCGTFPNPRAPRVFWVGINDPEMRLAAIAATLDRETTQLGFESEKRAFSPHLTLGRVKEPERLEALKAAFARASFGPVPVHVDAIHLIESHLRPSGPLYKDLAEFKL; encoded by the coding sequence ATGCGCCTCTTTATCGCCGCCCGAATTCCAACGGTTACGCAAGATCAGGTCGGCGATTTCATGGAGCAATTCCTCAAGCTGCCGGGGCGGGTCAAGTGGGTCGAGCCGCACAATATTCATATCACGTTGAAGTTCCTCGGGGAGACCGCGCCCGAATTGCTTGAGTCGGTGAAATCTTCCATCCGCGTTGCCGCAACCGGATTTGGCCCCTTTGATGTCACCCTGCGCAACTGCGGCACGTTCCCGAATCCGCGGGCACCGCGCGTGTTCTGGGTGGGAATCAATGATCCGGAAATGAGGTTGGCTGCGATCGCTGCGACGCTTGACCGCGAGACCACGCAGCTTGGTTTTGAGTCGGAGAAGCGGGCCTTCTCACCTCATCTGACACTGGGCCGCGTCAAGGAACCGGAACGACTGGAGGCGCTGAAAGCGGCCTTTGCCCGCGCTTCGTTCGGGCCGGTGCCCGTACATGTCGACGCAATTCACTTGATCGAATCGCACCTTCGACCCTCTGGGCCACTCTATAAGGATCTTGCGGAATTCAAACTGTAG
- a CDS encoding thrombospondin type 3 repeat-containing protein, which translates to MAITTCGVGESRSRRHAGSGDLHDHRACELSLWPRPRSSWAGRLRRSTARVRCWSVARCRRVENGVVWADHHLLPGRRALNEHGILGTSPTKVRVRQVGEGNNIMNLPRLLLWSSLLMITVVAKAAPLPQTQIDGITSAYRSYKTPQIPALAVPTVVEMSFASDVVERWEFAVLDTVERIFEPSLFEATPIINQSCLSIDANTYYQGAQLMLDDDVRTFADFYFTAEDRGEANITLTCSDSITCSGVVLILDEHVALPQKISVNVRGEHGELRALASGAKLDSTVVRFPKVRSDYWNFTIEFIQPLRISELRLITEQEARDTSRVLRFLAQPGHGYRVYFDPDRHIWPPVAEPGNLTDDRGVVQLPDVAAQANGGYVFSDLDEDGIPDIRDNCIEIANPDQTDADNNGRGDACDDLDRDGIINSLDNCPNVPNRDQYDRDGDGIGDVCDDQENRFTERHRWIPWVGIGLAAVVLGVLFALTMRKPGQPSA; encoded by the coding sequence ATGGCAATCACTACATGCGGTGTTGGCGAGTCCCGATCGCGCCGTCACGCTGGCTCTGGTGATCTACACGATCATCGGGCTTGCGAGTTATCTCTATGGCCGCGGCCGCGATCGTCGTGGGCTGGTCGTTTACGGCGGAGTACTGCTCGCGTTCGTTGTTGGTCGGTTGCTCGCTGTCGACGTGTGGAGAATGGAGTTGTCTGGGCGGATCATCACCTTCTTCCTGGTCGGCGCGCTCTTAATGAGCACGGCATTTTGGGCACGTCGCCGACAAAAGTCCGAGTCCGGCAAGTCGGAGAAGGGAACAACATCATGAATCTACCCCGATTGCTCTTGTGGTCCTCTCTCCTTATGATCACGGTCGTTGCGAAGGCAGCGCCGCTGCCCCAGACGCAGATTGACGGCATCACCAGCGCCTACCGGAGCTACAAGACGCCGCAGATACCCGCACTTGCCGTTCCGACGGTCGTTGAGATGTCGTTTGCGTCTGACGTGGTCGAGCGTTGGGAGTTTGCCGTGCTCGATACTGTGGAGCGCATATTCGAGCCGTCATTATTCGAGGCCACTCCGATCATCAACCAATCCTGCCTGAGTATTGACGCCAACACCTATTACCAAGGCGCACAGTTAATGCTCGACGACGATGTTCGCACCTTCGCCGATTTCTACTTCACCGCCGAAGATCGCGGCGAAGCCAACATCACCCTGACCTGCTCCGATTCGATCACCTGTTCCGGCGTGGTGCTCATCCTGGATGAACATGTCGCCTTGCCGCAGAAGATCTCCGTAAATGTTCGCGGAGAACATGGCGAACTGCGGGCGCTAGCCTCCGGCGCCAAACTGGACTCGACTGTCGTTCGCTTTCCGAAAGTCCGCTCCGATTACTGGAACTTCACCATTGAATTCATTCAGCCGCTGCGGATTTCCGAGTTGCGTCTCATTACTGAGCAGGAAGCCCGCGATACGTCGCGCGTTCTGCGCTTCCTGGCCCAACCCGGGCATGGCTACCGTGTCTACTTTGACCCTGACCGCCATATCTGGCCGCCGGTGGCTGAACCAGGCAATCTAACAGACGACCGCGGCGTCGTTCAGCTCCCAGACGTGGCGGCTCAGGCAAACGGTGGATACGTCTTCTCTGATCTTGATGAGGACGGAATTCCCGATATCCGCGACAATTGCATTGAGATTGCCAATCCCGATCAGACCGACGCTGACAACAACGGTCGCGGCGATGCCTGCGACGATCTTGATCGCGACGGCATTATCAACAGCCTCGACAATTGCCCGAACGTCCCCAACCGCGACCAGTACGACCGCGACGGCGATGGCATCGGCGACGTCTGCGACGATCAGGAGAATCGCTTCACCGAGCGTCATCGCTGGATACCCTGGGTCGGGATTGGATTGGCGGCCGTGGTGCTGGGCGTTCTGTTTGCACTGACCATGCGCAAGCCGGGGCAGCCGTCGGCTTAG